The following proteins come from a genomic window of Gossypium raimondii isolate GPD5lz chromosome 5, ASM2569854v1, whole genome shotgun sequence:
- the LOC105784877 gene encoding probable disease resistance protein At4g27220 encodes MAEYVAPPAVEIVADQAKEYASPYLRYFFRYGEIVEDFKNQREALELKKERVGYRRPLQGIEFITSTDFMDSESSKSAFNQIMEAINAKGVNMIGLHGMPGVGKTTLAKEVGKHAREQKLFDKVVMFTMSQNPNIRTIQDKIAEMFGLNFHTNTEEGRAEELFRSMQGVNKILVIVDDLWEEFKMESIGIPFGDEHEGCKILLTTRRQQVCTKMNCKEIQLGILSEDEAWVLFRHKAGLEDDCSTLNDVAKEVAAQCKGLPLAIVVVAKALKGESLNGWRDAIQIFKDSTHLYDEEVLGGVLEPLKLSYDYLKKGINQMTGNHIQMCFLLCSLFPEDEEIFIEILIMCGIGVGLFPNVYSIEDKRKKIVEALKKLKKSGLLLETDGADTIRIHDVIRDFAHWLTSTGENRFMVKDTLKEWPHMDESYTAIALWNCSSIIKNFPDKVEFSKLKTLFLVGERKRKRDDFLVVFGTFFEEMKALQVLLLQRVSFSLKGLPSLPNLKTLWCYNCMLKNFSSSLTNMRSLEILSLTGTEIDK; translated from the exons ATGGCCGAATATGTTGCCCCTCCTGCTGTCGAAATTGTGGCAGACCAGGCAAAGGAATACGCATCACCCTATCTCCGTTACTTTTTCCGTTATGGAGAGATTGTTgaagatttcaagaatcaacgAGAAGCACTTGAATTGAAGAAAGAGAGG GTGGGCTATCGTCGTCCTCTTCAAGGAATAGAGTTCATCACATCCACTGATTTCATGGACTCTGAATCTTCAAAATCAGCTTTCAACCAGATCATGGAGGCTATAAATGCTAAGGGTGTCAACATGATCGGGCTGCACGGAATGCCAGGAGTTGGTAAAACAACTTTAGCCAAAGAAGTTGGGAAGCATGCTCGAGAACAAAAGTTGTTTGATAAAGTTGTGATGTTTACTATGTCCCAAAATCCAAACATCAGAACAATTCAAGATAAAATTGCAGAGatgtttggtttaaattttcatacaaatacCGAAGAAGGAAGAGCAGAAGAGCTATTCAGGAGTATGCAAGGCGTAAACAAAATCCTCGTAATTGTCGATGACCTCTGGGAAGAATTCAAAATGGAGAGTATCGGAATTCCATTCGGTGATGAACACGAGGGTTGTAAAATTCTTCTGACTACACGTCGTCAACAAGTCTGCACTAAAATGAACTGTAAGGAAATTCAACTTGGCATCTTATCCGAAGACGAAGCATGGGTTTTATTTCGACATAAAGCTGGTTTAGAAGATGATTGTTCCACCTTGAATGATGTAGCCAAAGAGGTTGCTGCTCAATGTAAGGGATTGCCTCTTGCAATTGTTGTCGTGGCCAAAGCTTTAAAAGGTGAGAGTTTAAATGGGTGGAGAGACGCAATTCAGATATTCAAGGACTCAACGCATTTGTATGATGAAGAAGTCCTCGGGGGTGTCCTCGAGCCTCTTAAGCTTAGCTACGATTACTTGAAGAAAGGCATTAACCAAATGACGGGAAATCACATCCAAATGTGTTTCTTACTGTGTTCCCTTTTTCCTGAAGATGAAGAAATCTTTATTGAGATACTGATTATGTGCGGAATTGGAGTAGGATTGTTCCCTAATGTTTACTCGATTGAagataaaaggaagaaaattgtTGAAGCactaaaaaaactcaaaaaatctGGCTTGTTATTGGAAACTGATGGTGCAGATACGATTAGAATCCATGATGTGATTCGAGATTTTGCTCATTGGCTAACATCAACGGGAGAAAATAGGTTCATGGTAAAAGATACGTTGAAAGAATGGCCTCATATGGATGAAAGTTATACTGCAATCGCTTTATGGAATTGTAGTAGtatcataaaaaattttcctGATAAAGTGGAATTTTCAAAgctcaaaactttgtttttagtGGGTGAGAGGAAGAGGAAGCGAGATGATTTCCTAGTGGTTTTCGGTACattttttgaagaaatgaaaGCCCTCCAAGTTTTACTTCTCCAACGTGTCAGCTTCTCACTGAAAGGACTCCCTTCCTTACCAAATCTTAAAACTTTGTGGTGTTATAATTGCATGCTGAAAAACTTCTCATCCTCACTGACAAATATGAGAAGCCTTGAGATTCTTTCATTGACTGGCACTGAAATTGATAAGTGA
- the LOC105784879 gene encoding receptor kinase-like protein Xa21 produces the protein MSIALDLSSNYLTGELPVAVKNLKHLGEFYVSQNRLSGWLPNSLGKCASLEYLYLDGNLFGGPIPSSLSSLRGLVELDVSGNNLSGGIPEFLVTLGELKYLNLSFNDFEGVIPSEGVFKNASATFVEGNNKLCGGNPELHLSRCNSKTSSNTPLRVKIAIAIVILGVALVFSFFLIVWFRKKKKQQPTTTFGIIYKGIHEESGAVLAIKVLNLLNRGASRSFLAECEALKNTRHRNLVKVLTAVSGFDYQGNDFKALVYEFTEKGSLEDWLHPSIDMNEQETVRNLNFFRRVSVAIDVAHTLEYLHHRCETPIIHCDLKPRNILLNEEMVAHISDFGLAKLLSTDGVSYSANQSSSLRFRGTIGYAPPEYGMGSELSTKGDVYSYGILLLEMFTGKRPTDERFKESLSLHNFVKSTLPERITEIIDPILLQQRDTRGTIANITRNRNILGNGRHLQCLISMLKIGLICSGESPSERMDMNDIVTKLCSIRDKLHPTRLHSED, from the exons ATGTCCATTGCACTAGACTTATCATCAAACTATTTGACCGGTGAGCTTCCTGTTGCAgtaaaaaatctaaaacatcTAGGTGAGTTCTATGTCTCTCAAAATAGGTTATCTGGTTGGCTTCCAAATAGCCTTGGTAAATGTGCAAGTCTAGAGTACCTATACCTGGATGGAAATTTGTTTGGAGGGCCCATTCCTTCATCTTTAAGTTCATTGAGAGGTCTTGTGGAATTGGATGTATCTGGAAATAATCTCTCAGGTGGGATTCCAGAATTTCTTGTGACTTTGGGGGAATTGAAGTATTTAAATCTctcttttaatgattttgaggGAGTGATACCAAGTGAAGGAGTCTTTAAGAACGCAAGTGCTACATTCGTTGAGGGAAACAATAAACTTTGTGGAGGCAACCCCGAGTTACACTTGTCGAGATGTAACTCAaaaacatcatcaaatactcCTCTTAGAGTAAAAATTGCAATTGCTATTGTGATTTTAGGAGTGGCTTtggtattttctttcttccttatCGTGTGGtttagaaagaagaaaaagcagCAACCAACAACAAC TTTTGGTATTATATACAAAGGAATTCATGAAGAGAGTGGAGCAGTACTTGCAATAAAGGTTCTTAATCTTCTAAATCGTGGAGCATCCAGGAGTTTCTTGGCTGAATGTGAGGCCTTAAAGAACACTCGACATCGAAATCTTGTTAAGGTATTAACTGCTGTTTCAGGTTTTGATTATCAAGGTAATGATTTCAAAGCCTTGGTTTATGAGTTCACGGAAAAAGGAAGCTTGGAGGACTGGTTGCATCCATCCATTGACATGAATGAACAAGAGACCGTGAGAAACCTGAACTTCTTCCGAAGGGTTAGTGTGGCCATAGATGTTGCCCACACACTGGAGTATCTACACCATCGTTGCGAGACACCGATCATTCATTGTGACCTCAAGCCAAGAAATATTCTACTCAATGAGGAAATGGTTGCCCATATAAGTGACTTTGGCTTAGCAAAACTCCTTTCTACAGATGGGGTTAGCTATTCTGCTAACCAATCAAGCTCCCTTAGATTTAGAGGAACTATTGGTTATGCTCCACCGG AATATGGCATGGGAAGTGAGTTGTCAACTAAAGGTGACGTGTATAGTTATGGGATCCTCTTGCTAGAGATGTTTACAGGGAAGAGGCCAACTGATGAAAGGTTTAAAGAAAGTTTAAGTCTTCACAACTTTGTTAAGTCAACTTTGCCTGAACGAATTACTGAGATTATAGATCCCATTCTTCTTCAACAAAGAGACACTCGAGGAACAATTGCAAACATTACACGCAATAGAAACATTTTGGGAAATGGTAGGCATCTTCAGTGCTTAATTTCAATGCTCAAAATAGGACTCATTTGTTCCGGTGAATCACCAAGTGAGCGGATGGACATGAATGATATCGTCACCAAGCTTTGTTCCATTAGAGACAAACTTCATCCAACTCGATTACATAGTGAGGATTGA